The sequence below is a genomic window from Thalassomonas haliotis.
AAGGTTTGCAGGGCATGAGCCGCATCTTGGTTTGTGATCATTTCCTTGATGCGGTATGGCTTGCTTACCGGGCGGTTAAGTGAATCTGTGATGTCTGCATCCCGGTCCCGCATATCATATTCAAGTACCGACAGCTGGTGCAGGCTGTCCTGGCTGTGTTCCTGGCTGTGCTGCTCCCGGGTGGCGGGAGTGAAGTCGTATATGGCAGGTTTGGCTTCACTTTCAACCAGCAGGGACTTTTCCGGCAGCTGCTGATAAAAATAGGCCGGCATGGCCGCGCCCAGGACGAAAAGGGCGATGGTTGCCAGACCCAGCCATTTCTGTCTCGGCTGTATCGGCTCAGGGGACAGCGCCTTTTCCTTGGGCTCCTGGCGGGTGATATAAGGCAGCAGCAGGAAATAAAACAGCATAAAAATACCGAATACTATCCAGCCCAGGCTGTTATGGTCGGCAATGATCGGATGCGACATGCCGTATTGGTGGGCGTATAACACGATAACTTCTATCCGCACCCAGTTGGCAACAACCGATAACAGGAAGGCGAGGGCGATGGCAATCACCTGCGAGCGGATTTTAAACTGAGATAATTCGCAATTGATCAAGGCGATGGACAAGGCCACCAGGATATAGCGGATGCCGCTGCAGCCCTCTGCCACCAAAAAGGTGCCGTTGGGAATGGCGACGGAATTGCCTTCAATATAAGTGGGGATGCCGATCAGCATACTGATGCTGGCAACGGCATTTGCTGCAATCGCTTGAAAAAGAGGGGAAACAATTGACCATGAGGGCACAGTGAAAAACAGCAGCAACAGGGGGATCAAAAACTTTTTCAGGTTGCGGTAACCGAAAACCGCCCCGGTGGCGGCAAGTATAAAGCAGGGCATCAAAAAACGTGAGATTACTTCTATTTTTGTCAGCGCCGCGAACGGATAAACCAAGATCAAACCTGCCAGCAGTAGCAGGAAGAAGATGCTGCCGTTGGAGCTATTGACCGCTTCGGGTTTGGAGGCGATCAGAAACAAGCTCACCAGCAGCAGCAGCAGGCCGTGGGAGTAACCGTGGCTGTTTATCCAGGCATCCCAGTATTCATGGGTTTGCAGCGGATAAAATACGACAAAAATGGCGATTAACGCCATAAACCATAACAGGATCTTTAAGTTGTTCGGTACTAGGTTCAAATCGGGCTAGCCTTCTTTGTGATTCATGAGGTATGGCCGGAACTGCTGGCGCTAAGGTGAAAAAAACCGGCAAAAGCCAGGCCTTTGCTTAGGTAGTGGACGTTGCTGGTAGTTGTTTTATTATTCATGTTATCGGTGTCGTCCTCCCTCTTGGCGGTGCAAATCATAATGCCGCCGGGATAAAAGCGCCTATTGCGGGTTATGACGTTAAATCCTTTCGTTTCTTATGCCGGTAAAACCGGCATGTGTCATGTGTTACTGACAGCAAGATAATGACCATAATCTGGCTTAGTATAAAATGTTTTAATATCCAGAGCCAGATATAGATGGCATTAGTGGATATTTTCTAATCGCAGGCCAATCGGCTGATAACTAATTATTTTTTCTGAATCTAAACCTGTTAACCAGAACATCTATCATCTGAAGGTCGCCGCTTTTATT
It includes:
- the xrt gene encoding exosortase codes for the protein MNLVPNNLKILLWFMALIAIFVVFYPLQTHEYWDAWINSHGYSHGLLLLLVSLFLIASKPEAVNSSNGSIFFLLLLAGLILVYPFAALTKIEVISRFLMPCFILAATGAVFGYRNLKKFLIPLLLLFFTVPSWSIVSPLFQAIAANAVASISMLIGIPTYIEGNSVAIPNGTFLVAEGCSGIRYILVALSIALINCELSQFKIRSQVIAIALAFLLSVVANWVRIEVIVLYAHQYGMSHPIIADHNSLGWIVFGIFMLFYFLLLPYITRQEPKEKALSPEPIQPRQKWLGLATIALFVLGAAMPAYFYQQLPEKSLLVESEAKPAIYDFTPATREQHSQEHSQDSLHQLSVLEYDMRDRDADITDSLNRPVSKPYRIKEMITNQDAAHALQTFVLTDHNKQYFYSFWYQSGDLITTSLTRVKLGSLTSLLKGNFINRAYFVTTECDSGCTNLTAHRGFIQQLMTK